The genomic window GAGCGACGCCGACCACGCCCCCACCCCCCGCAACGGGGCCGCACCGGCCGCCCCGGCGGTACGGCAGGCCGCTCCGGCGCAGGTCTCCGGCGCCGGATCGCTGGTGCGCTCGCTCGAGGCGCTCGGCGTCGACGTCGTCTTCGGCATCCCGGGCGGTGCGATCCTGCCGGCGTACGACCCGCTCTACGACTCCACCGTCCGGCACATCCTGGTCCGGCACGAGCAGGGCGCCGGCCACGCCGCCACCGGCTACGCGCAGGCGACCGGGAAGGTCGGCGTCTGCATCGCCACCTCCGGCCCGGGCGCGACCAACCTGGTCACCCCGATCGCCGACGCGTACATGGACTCGGTGCCGATGGTGGCGATCACCGGCCAGGTCGCGCGTCCCTCGATCGGCACGGACGCCTTCCAGGAGGCGGACATCCAGGGCATCACCCTGCCGATCACCAAGCACAACTTCCTGGTGCAGACCCCCGAGGAGATCCCGCAGGTCCTGGCCGAGGCGTTCCACCTGGCCTCGACCGGCCGGCCCGGCCCGGTGCTGGTGGACATCCCCAAGGACGTCCTCCAGGCGCCGACCACCTTCGCCTGGCCGCCCACCCTGGACCTGCCCGGCTACCGGCCGACCCTGCACCCGCACGGCAAGCAGATCCGGGAGGCGGCCCGGCTGATGACCGGCGCCCGCCGCCCCGTGCTCTACGTCGGGGGCGGCGTGCTCAAGGCCGGGGCCACCGACGGGCTGCGCCGGCTGGCGGAGCTGACCGGCATCCCGGTGGTCACCACGCTGATGGCGCTCGGCGCGTTCCCCGACTCGCACCGGCAGCACCTCGGCATGCCGGGCATGCACGGCACCGTCGCCGCGGTCTACGGCCTGCAGAAGGCCGACCTGATCGTGGCGCTCGGCGCCCGCTTCGACGACCGGGTCACCGGCAAGCTGGACTCGTTCGCGCCGGACGCGACCGTGGTGCACGCCGACATCGACCCGGCCGAGATCGGTAAGAACCGGCACGCGGACGTGCCGATCGTCGGCGATGCCCGGCACGTGATCGACGAGCTGATCGCCGCGGTCACCAGCGAGCAGGCGGCCCGGCCGGCCACCGACCTCGGCGACTGGTGGACCCAGCTCGACGACCTGCGCAACCGCTACCCGCTCGGCTACGAGGAGCCGGCCGACGGCACGCTCTCCCCGCAGTACGTCATCAAGCGGCTGGGCGAGATCGCCGGCCCGGACACGATCTTCGTGGCGGGCGTCGGGCAGCACCAGATGTGGGCCAGCCAGTTCATCTCGTACGAGAAGCCGTACACCTGGCTCAACTCGGGGGGCCTCGGCACCATGGGGTATGCGGTGCCGGCGGCGATGGGCGCCAAGGTCGGCAAGCCGGACACGGTGGTCTGGGCGGTGGACGGTGACGGCTGCTTCCAGATGACCAACCAGGAGCTGGCCACCTGCGCGCTGGAGGGCATCCCGGTCAAGATCGCCGTGATCAACAACGGCAACCTGGGCATGGTCCGGCAGTGGCAGACCCTCTTCTACGGCGAGCGCTACTCCAACACCGAGCTGGGCACCCACAAGCACCGCATCCCGGATTTCGTGAAGCTCGCCGAGGCGCTCGGCTGCGTCGGGCTGCGCTGCGAGAACGCCGCCGACGTGGACAAGACCATCGAGGCGGCCATGGCGATCAACGACGCCCCCGTGGTGATCGACTTCGTGGTCGGCAAGGACGCCATGGTCTGGCCGATGGTCGCCGCTGGCACCGGCAACGACGAGATCATGTTCGCCCGGGGCGTCCGCCCCGCCTTCGACGAGGACGAACTCTGATGACGATGCACACCCTCTCCGTGCTGGTGGAGAACAAGCCGGGTGTCCTGGCCCGGGTCTCCGGCCTGTTCTCCCGGCGCGGCTTCAACATCGACAGCCTCGCGGTGGGCGAGACCGAAAACCCGGACGTCTCCCGGATCACCATCGTGGTCAACGCCGAGTCGTCCCCGCTGGAGCAGGTCACCAAGCAGCTCAACAAGCTGGTGAACGTACTCAAGATCGTCGAGCTGGACCCGCAGGTCTCGGTCGCCCGGGAGCTGCTGCTGGTCAAGGTCCGCGCGGACCGCAACGGCCGGGCGCAGGTGCTGGAGACGGTCAACCTGTTCCGCGCCCGGGTGGTCGACGTCGCGCCGGACACGCTGACCATCGAGGCCACCGGCACCCCCGACAAGCTCGACGCGCTGCTGCGCGACCTCGAACCGTTCGGCATCAAGGAGATGGTCCAGTCCGGCACGGTGGCGATCGGGCGCGGCTCGCGCTCCATCACCGCCGGGCCCGCGCTGCGCGCCGCCTGACCACCACACAAGTCCCCGACGGGCCGCTGCGGACCGCCGTACGAAAGGAAGTCAATGAGCGTTGAGGTGTACTACGACGACGACGCCGACCTGGGCCTGATCCAGGGCCGCAAGGTCGCCGTGATCGGGTACGGCAGCCAGGGCCACGCCCACGCGCTGTCGCTGCGTGACTCCGGCGTCGACGTGGTGATCGGCCTGCCCGCCGGTTCGAAGAGCCGGCCGAAGGCCGAGGAGCAGGGCCTGCGGGTGCTCACCCCGGCCGAGGCGGCGGCCGAGGCCGACGTGATCATGATCCTGGCGCCGGACACCGCGCAGCGGGCCCTCTACGCCGAGGCGATCGCCCCGAACCTGGCCCCCGGCAAGGCCCTCTTCTTCGGCCACGGCTTCAACATCCGGTACGGCCTGATCACCCCGCCGGCCGACGTGGACGTGGCGATGGTCGCCCCGAAGGGCCCGGGTCACCTGGTCCGCCGCCAGTACGTCGACGGCAAGGGCGTGCCCTGCCTGGTCGCCGTCGAGCAGGACGCCAGCGGCACCGCGTTCCAGCTCGCCCTGTCGTACGCCAAGGGCATCGGCGGCACCCGGGCCGGCGCCATCCGGACCACCTTCACCGAGGAGACCGAGACCGACCTCTTCGGCGAGCAGGCGGTGCTCTGCGGCGGCGCGGCGGCGCTGGTGCAGACCGGTTTCGAGGTGCTCACCGAGGCCGGCTACGCCCCCGAGGTGGCCTACTTCGAGTGCCTGCACGAGCTGAAGCTGATCGTCGACCTGATGTACGAGGGCGGCATCGCCCGGATGCGCTACAGCGTCTCCGACACCGCCGAGTACGGCGACCTCTCCCGCGGCCCGCGGGTCATCGACTCCCGGGTGAAGGAGGAGATGCGCAAGATCCTCGGCGAGATCCAGTCCGGTGAGTTCGCCCGCGAGTGGGTGGCCGAGGACGAGGCCGGCCGGCCGAACTTCGCCAAGTGGCGGGCCGAGGGCGCGGCGCACCCGATCGAGGAGACCGGCCAGAAGCTGCGCGCCATGATGAGCTGGGTGGACCGGCCGATCACCGAGACCGCCTGACCCGCACGGTGGCGGGTCCGGCGCTCTCCCCGGCGCCGGGCCCGCCACCGCCTGCGTTCCGCCCCTGTTCAGCCCCGGGACATGTCGGGTTTGTGAGGGCACTCACCCCGCCGTCCCGGTCACGCCGGCCGGCCCGCGCCCTACGATCCCAGGTAGGTGCGTAGCCGGCACCTGACGGCCATGGCACGGCTCACCGCAGGGCGCAGCGCGGCGCCCCCCGCCGCAGCCGACCGCTCTGACGACATCTACGAGGACCAATGAATCCTGTCGTACTGATCGCCGAAGAACTCGCTCCCGCCGCCATCGAGGTGCTCGCGCACGACTTCGACGTCCGCCACGTCGACGGCACCGACCGCCCGGCCCTGCTCTCCGCGCTCGCCGAGGCCGACGCGGTGATCGTGCGCAGCGCGACCCAGATCGACGCCGAGGCGATCGCCGCCGCGCCGCGCCTGAAGGTGGTCGCCCGGGCCGGCGTCGGCCTGGACAACGTCGAGGTGCCGGCCGCCACCGCGCGGGGCGTCATGGTCGTCAACGCCCCCACCTCCAACATCGTCTCCGCCGCCGAGCAGGCCGTCGCGCTGCTGCTCGCCGTCGCGCGGAACACCGCCGCGGCCAGCGCCGCGCTGAAGGCGGGGGAGTGGAAGCGGTCCAAGTACACCGGCGTCGAGCTGCAGGGCAAGACCGTCGGCGTGGTCGGCCTCGGCCGCATCGGCGTGCTCTTCGCGCAGCGGATTGCCGCGTTCGGCACCCGGCTGATCGCGTACGACCCCTACATCCAGCCGGCCCGCGCCGCGCAGCTCGGGGTCCGCCTGGTCGGGCTGGAGGAGCTGCTGCGGGAGGCCGACTTCATCTCCATCCACCTGCCCAAGACCCCGGAGACCGTGGGCCTGATCGGCGAGAAGGAGCTGGCGATCGTCAAGCCGGGCGTCCGGATCGTCAACGCCGCCCGCGGCGGCCTGGTCGACGAGCAGGCCCTGGCCGACGCGATCGCCGAGGGCCGGGTCGCCGGCGCCGGCGTCGACGTGTACGCCAAGGAGCCCTGCACCTCCTCGCCGCTGTTCGCCTTCGACAACGTGGTGGCCACCCCGCACCTGGGCGCCTCCACCCACGAGGCGCAGGACAAGGCCGGCCTGGCCGTGGCCAAGAGCGTCAAGCTGGCGCTCCAGGGCGAGTTCGTGCCGGACGCGGTGAACGTGCAGGCCGGCGGCGTGGTCGCCGAGGACGTCCGCCCGCTGCTGCCGCTGGCCGAGAAGCTCGGCCGGGCCTTCACCGCGGTGGCCGGCGGGGTGGCCGCCAGCGTCACCGTCGAGGTCCGCGGCGAGATCGTCAACCACGACGTCTCGGTGCTCAAGCTCGCCGCCACCAAGGGCCTGTTCAGCTCGGTGGTGGAGGAGCAGGTCACCTACGTCAACGCGCCGCACCTGGCGGCGGAGCGGGGCGTCGAGGTGACCCTGACGACCCAGCCCGAGACGGTCGACCACGCCAACCTGGTGACCGTCCGCGGCGCGCTGCCGGACGGCCGTACGGTCAGCGTCTCCGGCACGGTGACCCAGACCGGCACCCGGGACGTCATCAAGCTGACCGAGGTGGACGGTTTCGACGTGGAGATCGGCGCGGAGGGCATCCTCGTCTTCCTGCGCTACGTCGACCGGCCGGGCGTGGTCGGCACCGTCGGCACCCTGCTCGGCGAGGCCGGCGTCAACATCGCCGCGATGCAGGTGGCCCGCCGGGAGGCCGGCGGCGAGACGCTGATGACGCTCACCGTCGACCAGGCGCTCGGCGCGGACCTGCTCAGCTCGGCGGCCGACTCGATCGGCGCGGTCGCGGCCAGCGCGGCCGACCTGCGCGACGAGTAGTCCGCGCGCGACACCTCGGGGGCCCGGCCGACACGGCCGGGCCCCTCGTCGTACCGCGACCAGGGGTCAGGGGATGACGCGGGCCGGCGGTGGGTAGACCGAGCCGTCCTGGGCGTCGAAGAGCATCAGGCCGTGCTCACCGGCCAGCCGCTCGATGTCGAGCAGAACCTGGTCCTCGCAGGTCGGGAAGAGGTTCAGCTCCACGTGGTCGGCGGCCGCGTGCAGCGGGGTGACCTCCCACGGGCTGCCCGGACCGGCCTGACGGTCGGGATAGGCGGCGGTGATCGCCCGGTAGAAGCCGACCACCCTGGGATCGGGGTGACGGTCGCCGTGCCGCCCCTCGCGGCACCGCTGCACCGCTGCCCGCACCTCGGCGGGCGTGGCCCCTTCCGGCAGGGCCCACACGCTCAGATCGAAACTCACGGCGGACAGCGTGCCATCCCGGGTCCGCGCCGTCACCCCTGCCCCGCCGCAGGCCAGTGGCGGACTGGTCGATTCGGGGATCGCGACGGTCCGCTGTGGAGACTCTTGCGTCGAGTTGCGTCGATTCGCTAGCGTACCGGTGCGGTCGCTGGCGGAGTCGTGGCGTCGGCCCGTCTTCGGGTGGCGTGGTCGGACGTCCGGCCCACCGGTCCGCACCCCTCGATTGCGCGAGCCACGCGCACTCGTCGCTGACCGGCCCCCACGGTCGTTGCCGAGACCGTGGGGGCCGATCGCGGAACAGCGCGCGACCCCGCGCCCAGCCACCCGCCACCTCCACACCGCGCGCGGCCGTGCTGCGACAACGGCCGATCGGGGCGGGGAGCGCGGCGCGGACCGGTCAGCGGCGGCGGTGGGCGAAGAGCGCCCGGTAGTCCGAGCCGGTGCGGAACCAGGCCAGCCCGGCCGGGCCGGCGGCGTAGAGCGCGGTGGCGTAGGCGTCGGCCACAGCGAGGTCCGGGCCGACGACGGTGGCGGCGACCAGCTGGTCGGCGGGCTCCCCGGTGTGCGGATCCACCACGTGGCCCCGGCGACCGGTGACCCCGGAGGTGCCCACCGCCCCGGCGGTCATCTCCAGCACCAGCGGGGCGCGGCGGGCGTCGGTCGGATGGTGCACCGCCACGCGCCACGGGCCGCCGTGCGCGGCGTGGCCGCGTACCACCAGGTCGGCGCCGCTGAGCACGGCGTAGTCGTGGATGCCGGCGGCGCGCAGCCGGGCCGCGGCCCGCTCCACGGCCCAGCCGCCGAGCAGGCCGCCCGGGTCGAAGCCGCCCGGCACCGCCCAGGCGTCGAACCAGCCGTCGGTGGCCGCGCGCATCGCGGCGCAGCGGCCCACCAGGTCGGCCAGCGGGGGGTACGACTCGGGGGTGATCTCGCCGCGCCGCAGCTTCGAGACCAGGCTGTCCGGCCGGGTCGGCCCGTAGGTGAGGTCGATGGCGCGCAGCTCGGCCACGGCGTCCCGGAGCGCCTCCCCGACGAGCCGGCGGCCGAGCCATTCGGGCGCGTTGAGCAGCAGCGAGTACTCGGCGGTGGAGGTGCGGACGGTGTGCTGGGCGGTGATCCGGTCGCCGGCCGTCCCGGCGGACCGGTCCAGCCGGTGACTGCGGGTGCCGAGCCGCAGGTCGGGGCGGCGGCTGCCGAACGCGCCCTGGTCGATCCACCGGGTCCGGGCCTGCTCGTCGACCCATCGGCCCCGTGGCTGCTCGTCGATCCGCATCACACCTGCTCCCTCGCTGACGACGCCGCAGCGCCGCGGCGAAGCCGGTCACGGGCCCCCGTGACCCGTTCCCCACCGACCCTAGGCAGTGGAGTTGACCGCACCATGAATGCCACCTGGGAGCCTGCTGAGCATTCGAATTTCCCGCATGCTGGAAGACGCGTACCGGGAGACGGGACGTCGACGTACGGTTCACGGGAACGACGAGGTGAGGAGCGACAGGTGGCACGGATCGCGGTGGTGGCCGGCGACGGGATCGGACCCGAGGTGGTCGCGCAGGCCCGCAAGGTCATCGACGCCGTGCTTCCCGGAGTCCAGGCCACCGAGTACGATCTCGGCGCCGCACGCTACCACCGCACCGGCGAGGTGCTGCCCGACTCCGTGCTGGCCGAGCTGGCCGGGCACGACGCCATTCTGCTGGGCGCGGTCGGCGACCCGACCGTCCCGCCGGGGGTGCTGGAGCGGGGTCTGCTGCTCAAGCTCCGGTTCGCCTTCGACCAGTACGTGAACCTCCGCCCGTCCCGGCTCTGGCCGGGGGTCTCCGGGCCGCTGGCCACCGTGAAGCCCGGCGAGGTCGACCTGGTGGTCGTCCGCGAGGGCACCGAGGGCCTGTACGCCGGCGCCGGCGGCTCGCTGCACCGGGACACCCCGGCCGAGGTCGCCACCGAGGAGAGCCTGAACACCCGGCACGGCGTCGAGCGGGTGATCCGGGACGCCTTCGCCCGGGCCCGCCGCCGCGAGCGGCGCAAGGTCACCCTGGTGCACAAGACCAACGTGCTCACCCACGCCGGTTCGCTCTGGGCCCGCGCCTTCGCGGCGGTCGCTGCCGAGCACCCCGACGTCACCACCGAGTACCAGCACGTCGACGCGGCCGCGATGTTCCTGGTCACCCAGCCCCAGCGGTACGACGTGGTGGTCACCGACAACCTCTTCGGCGACATCCTCACCGACATCGCCGCCGCGGTCACCGGCGGCATCGGCCTGGCCGCCAGCGGCTGCATCAACCCCGCCGGGACGTACCCGTCGATGTTCGAGCCGGTGCATGGCTCGGCCCCGGACATCGCCGGCAAGGGCGTCGCCGACCCGGTGGCCGCGGTGCTCTCCGCCGCGCTCCTGCTCGACCAGCTCGGCCACGCCGACGCCGCGGCGCGGGTCACCGCCGCGGTCGGCACCGAGCTGGCCGGCCGGACCCCGGGCGTGCCGCTGCGCACCGCCGAGGTCGGTGACCGGCTCGCCGGGTACGCCGTAGCCTGATCCGGGCCGTCC from Micromonospora kangleipakensis includes these protein-coding regions:
- the ilvN gene encoding acetolactate synthase small subunit translates to MTMHTLSVLVENKPGVLARVSGLFSRRGFNIDSLAVGETENPDVSRITIVVNAESSPLEQVTKQLNKLVNVLKIVELDPQVSVARELLLVKVRADRNGRAQVLETVNLFRARVVDVAPDTLTIEATGTPDKLDALLRDLEPFGIKEMVQSGTVAIGRGSRSITAGPALRAA
- a CDS encoding 3-isopropylmalate dehydrogenase, giving the protein MARIAVVAGDGIGPEVVAQARKVIDAVLPGVQATEYDLGAARYHRTGEVLPDSVLAELAGHDAILLGAVGDPTVPPGVLERGLLLKLRFAFDQYVNLRPSRLWPGVSGPLATVKPGEVDLVVVREGTEGLYAGAGGSLHRDTPAEVATEESLNTRHGVERVIRDAFARARRRERRKVTLVHKTNVLTHAGSLWARAFAAVAAEHPDVTTEYQHVDAAAMFLVTQPQRYDVVVTDNLFGDILTDIAAAVTGGIGLAASGCINPAGTYPSMFEPVHGSAPDIAGKGVADPVAAVLSAALLLDQLGHADAAARVTAAVGTELAGRTPGVPLRTAEVGDRLAGYAVA
- a CDS encoding acetolactate synthase large subunit gives rise to the protein MTRPTPETLAHSVRRARPASEPASDADHAPTPRNGAAPAAPAVRQAAPAQVSGAGSLVRSLEALGVDVVFGIPGGAILPAYDPLYDSTVRHILVRHEQGAGHAATGYAQATGKVGVCIATSGPGATNLVTPIADAYMDSVPMVAITGQVARPSIGTDAFQEADIQGITLPITKHNFLVQTPEEIPQVLAEAFHLASTGRPGPVLVDIPKDVLQAPTTFAWPPTLDLPGYRPTLHPHGKQIREAARLMTGARRPVLYVGGGVLKAGATDGLRRLAELTGIPVVTTLMALGAFPDSHRQHLGMPGMHGTVAAVYGLQKADLIVALGARFDDRVTGKLDSFAPDATVVHADIDPAEIGKNRHADVPIVGDARHVIDELIAAVTSEQAARPATDLGDWWTQLDDLRNRYPLGYEEPADGTLSPQYVIKRLGEIAGPDTIFVAGVGQHQMWASQFISYEKPYTWLNSGGLGTMGYAVPAAMGAKVGKPDTVVWAVDGDGCFQMTNQELATCALEGIPVKIAVINNGNLGMVRQWQTLFYGERYSNTELGTHKHRIPDFVKLAEALGCVGLRCENAADVDKTIEAAMAINDAPVVIDFVVGKDAMVWPMVAAGTGNDEIMFARGVRPAFDEDEL
- the serA gene encoding phosphoglycerate dehydrogenase, with the protein product MNPVVLIAEELAPAAIEVLAHDFDVRHVDGTDRPALLSALAEADAVIVRSATQIDAEAIAAAPRLKVVARAGVGLDNVEVPAATARGVMVVNAPTSNIVSAAEQAVALLLAVARNTAAASAALKAGEWKRSKYTGVELQGKTVGVVGLGRIGVLFAQRIAAFGTRLIAYDPYIQPARAAQLGVRLVGLEELLREADFISIHLPKTPETVGLIGEKELAIVKPGVRIVNAARGGLVDEQALADAIAEGRVAGAGVDVYAKEPCTSSPLFAFDNVVATPHLGASTHEAQDKAGLAVAKSVKLALQGEFVPDAVNVQAGGVVAEDVRPLLPLAEKLGRAFTAVAGGVAASVTVEVRGEIVNHDVSVLKLAATKGLFSSVVEEQVTYVNAPHLAAERGVEVTLTTQPETVDHANLVTVRGALPDGRTVSVSGTVTQTGTRDVIKLTEVDGFDVEIGAEGILVFLRYVDRPGVVGTVGTLLGEAGVNIAAMQVARREAGGETLMTLTVDQALGADLLSSAADSIGAVAASAADLRDE
- a CDS encoding FAD:protein FMN transferase — its product is MRIDEQPRGRWVDEQARTRWIDQGAFGSRRPDLRLGTRSHRLDRSAGTAGDRITAQHTVRTSTAEYSLLLNAPEWLGRRLVGEALRDAVAELRAIDLTYGPTRPDSLVSKLRRGEITPESYPPLADLVGRCAAMRAATDGWFDAWAVPGGFDPGGLLGGWAVERAAARLRAAGIHDYAVLSGADLVVRGHAAHGGPWRVAVHHPTDARRAPLVLEMTAGAVGTSGVTGRRGHVVDPHTGEPADQLVAATVVGPDLAVADAYATALYAAGPAGLAWFRTGSDYRALFAHRRR
- the ilvC gene encoding ketol-acid reductoisomerase, translated to MSVEVYYDDDADLGLIQGRKVAVIGYGSQGHAHALSLRDSGVDVVIGLPAGSKSRPKAEEQGLRVLTPAEAAAEADVIMILAPDTAQRALYAEAIAPNLAPGKALFFGHGFNIRYGLITPPADVDVAMVAPKGPGHLVRRQYVDGKGVPCLVAVEQDASGTAFQLALSYAKGIGGTRAGAIRTTFTEETETDLFGEQAVLCGGAAALVQTGFEVLTEAGYAPEVAYFECLHELKLIVDLMYEGGIARMRYSVSDTAEYGDLSRGPRVIDSRVKEEMRKILGEIQSGEFAREWVAEDEAGRPNFAKWRAEGAAHPIEETGQKLRAMMSWVDRPITETA